A DNA window from Polynucleobacter sp. AP-Titi-500A-B4 contains the following coding sequences:
- a CDS encoding cytochrome ubiquinol oxidase subunit I encodes MFDPMLLSRIQFGANITFHILFPTISIALGWFLFYFKIQFNRTGDSTWNQAYQFWVKIFALTFALGVVSGITMSFQFGTNWPGYMKTIGNIAGPLLAYEVLTAFFLEATFLGVMLFGSKRVSPRVHTIATFLVAFGTTLSAFWIIVLNSWMQTPQGFEMIDGQAHALDWFAIVFNPSMPYRLAHMMTAAFITVAFLLAGISAYRHLRGSKSLANRSVLKMAITTAAILMPIQIVLGDLHGLNTMQHQPAKLAAMEGIWESGSGVPAVIFAIPDQKTQSNLYEISIPKLASFYLTHHWDGEVKGLKDFPNKIPPVAPVFFAFRIMVGVGVLMLLVSWLARWQIYKTQDIKPWMAKILVGMTFSGWIAVVAGWYVTEIGRQPYIVTGVLTTAEAATTISGGIVLSSLLMYLFLYISLIIAYIGVVFYLAREGDKPAIAQDAYSANTYGSAVKN; translated from the coding sequence ATGTTCGACCCAATGCTCTTAAGCCGAATTCAATTCGGCGCCAATATCACTTTTCACATTCTTTTTCCCACTATCTCGATTGCATTGGGCTGGTTTCTTTTTTACTTCAAGATCCAATTTAATCGCACAGGGGATTCCACCTGGAATCAGGCGTACCAGTTTTGGGTAAAGATTTTTGCACTCACTTTCGCATTGGGCGTTGTCAGTGGCATCACGATGAGTTTTCAGTTTGGTACCAATTGGCCAGGTTATATGAAAACCATTGGTAATATCGCTGGCCCCCTCTTGGCCTATGAGGTACTCACTGCATTTTTCTTAGAGGCAACTTTCTTAGGCGTGATGCTCTTTGGCAGCAAACGTGTTTCACCTCGCGTACATACCATTGCAACCTTTCTTGTAGCCTTTGGCACTACGCTGTCCGCTTTTTGGATCATCGTACTCAATTCCTGGATGCAAACTCCACAAGGTTTCGAGATGATTGATGGTCAGGCTCATGCTCTTGATTGGTTTGCCATCGTCTTTAATCCTTCAATGCCTTATCGCTTGGCGCACATGATGACTGCGGCATTTATTACCGTCGCGTTTTTACTTGCGGGCATTTCTGCATACAGACACTTGAGGGGTAGCAAATCTTTAGCTAATCGCTCAGTCTTAAAAATGGCCATCACAACTGCGGCTATATTGATGCCGATTCAAATCGTGTTGGGCGATTTACATGGTCTGAATACAATGCAGCACCAACCGGCCAAACTTGCTGCGATGGAGGGTATTTGGGAGTCAGGATCAGGCGTGCCTGCGGTGATATTTGCGATCCCAGACCAAAAAACCCAAAGCAATCTTTATGAAATCAGTATTCCTAAATTAGCCTCTTTTTACTTAACCCATCACTGGGATGGTGAAGTGAAGGGATTAAAAGATTTCCCAAACAAGATACCTCCCGTAGCGCCAGTATTTTTTGCATTTCGCATCATGGTTGGTGTTGGCGTATTAATGCTCTTAGTTTCCTGGTTGGCGCGTTGGCAAATCTATAAAACGCAAGATATCAAACCATGGATGGCTAAGATATTAGTGGGTATGACTTTCTCAGGGTGGATTGCTGTAGTTGCGGGCTGGTATGTCACTGAGATTGGTAGGCAGCCTTACATTGTCACGGGCGTACTCACCACTGCAGAGGCTGCGACTACAATTTCTGGAGGCATTGTCCTCAGCAGCTTGCTAATGTACCTTTTCTTATATATCTCCTTAATTATTGCTTATATTGGAGTAGTGTTCTATCTGGCCCGTGAAGGTGATAAGCCTGCTATTGCACAGGACGCCTACTCTGCCAATACTTACGGCTCAGCGGTAAAAAATTGA